In the Thermogemmata fonticola genome, CTGGTATGCGGGAGAAAGTCCAGGTGAACATCGATGAGCACAGCCGCGACCACGGTCAACAGCGTCCAACCGAGAAGGGCGCCCAGCACGCGCGGCCAGCAGCGCCGCATCACCAACCGGATGCCCACCACCGCCCACCCCCACCACAACAGCAGAGCGGCCCAACCCAGGGTTTCGACCGCTCCGCAATCCCTAGCCCACCATGGCTTGCTACCTCCCGGCACATTGGCCAGCCGCAAGACCGTCCCGGCGGTTCCTATTCCGCCGGCCAGCCACCACATCCAGGCCAGAACATCCAGGGAAAAACGGCGTTCCCGCGTTTCTTTCCGTCTGGTCATTCTCGTGATCCGTATTCCGTTCCCCTCCAGTAGCCGATCCGTCTTGATGTGTGCTATTTGCCATCGTGCGTGGCAAAGCGAGGCACGGCTTCCAGCTCTCCAAATCCTCTATGGGACCATTTTCTCATTCCGGGACCATTTCCCATAGAAGTGAAGGCGAGGAGGGGTTCGTTGTATCCCCAGGCAGCGCTGGCAAGATCGCTACAATGGATACGAATGTTGCCCACGGAAAGGTTTATGCTCCACGTAGCCCTATATGAACCGGAGATTCCGCCGAATACCGGCAACATCGCTCGCCTCTGTGCCGCCACGGGCAGCCGCCTCCATTTGATCGGCCGGCTCGGCTTCCGCTTGCACGACCGAGCATTGAAGCGCGCCGGACTGGATTACTGGCCGGCTGTGGATTGGGTGCACCATTTGCATTTTGCCGACTTCGAGGCCGCCTGGCGCCATACGGCTTCCCCTTCTTCCTGGCGTCCGCCCCGCCTTTGGGTCGTGGAAACTCCCGCTCCGCGACTCTACACCCAGGCCGAATTTGCCGACGGCGATTGCCTGCTCTTCGGGAATGAATCCCAAGGACTGCCGGCGTCCTTGCGACAACGCTTCGCCGACTCTCTCATCGGGATTCCCATGCCCTCCGGCCGGGTCCGCAGTTTGAATCTGGCCACCGCCGTCGCCATCGTCTTGTATGACGCCCTTCGCCGCATCCACCGCTGGTAGCCCGGCCAGTTCCGAGATCGGCGCGGCCTGCCATCACTCAAACCATTCCTCACATTCGTCACGATCG is a window encoding:
- a CDS encoding tRNA (cytidine(34)-2'-O)-methyltransferase, with the protein product MLHVALYEPEIPPNTGNIARLCAATGSRLHLIGRLGFRLHDRALKRAGLDYWPAVDWVHHLHFADFEAAWRHTASPSSWRPPRLWVVETPAPRLYTQAEFADGDCLLFGNESQGLPASLRQRFADSLIGIPMPSGRVRSLNLATAVAIVLYDALRRIHRW